Proteins encoded together in one Musa acuminata AAA Group cultivar baxijiao chromosome BXJ3-6, Cavendish_Baxijiao_AAA, whole genome shotgun sequence window:
- the LOC135583190 gene encoding myb family transcription factor PHL11-like isoform X2, translating to MRFEDGMMRHHRTRSAGAEASAYEAAGATLSRDPKPRLRWTPELHDRFVDAVAKLGGPDKATPKSVLRLMGMKGLTLYHLKSHLQKYRLGRQTGRETKAETSSKGSNPADTSYSADSSVFGGPESVGGTPLAEAIRYQLEVQRKMNEQLEVKTTGTIQQCYLIGFSRKEHAWQVQKKLQTRIEAQGRYLQAILEKALNSLSLDMNASASVEATSSSQLTDCNLALSGSMDDATKNSTSLKRSNTSAFQLHREGRQEHEDSKLGTDAGTVLLDLNAKGSYQLFGVASGSELSLRIQPQGI from the exons ATGAGGTTCGAGGATGGGATGATGAGGCACCACCGCACGCGATCGGCAGGAGCAGAAGCATCAGCCTACGAAGCTGCAGGGGCGACGCTGTCGAGAGATCCCAAGCCTCGACTGAGATGGACGCCCGAACTCCATGACCGGTTTGTGGACGCCGTCGCCAAGCTCGGTGGACCAGACA AGGCGACACCGAAATCGGTGCTTAGATTAATGGGCATGAAGGGATTGACGCTGTACCATCTGAAGAGTCACTTGCAG AAATATAGACTTGGAAGGCAAACTGGACGAGAGACGAAGGCGGAAACCTCCAGCAaag GAAGCAACCCAGCCGACACAAGCTATTCCGCTGATAGCAGTGTCTTCGGAGGACCAGAATCCGTAGG AGGAACTCCACTTGCTGAGGCAATACGGTATCAGTTGGAAGTGCAGAGGAAGATGAACGAGCAACTTGAGGTAAAGACCACTGGCACCATTCAGCAGTGTTACCTCATCGGATTCTCAAGGAAAGAACACGCATGGCAGGTACAAAAGAAGCTGCAAACGAGAATCGAGGCTCAAGGAAGATACTTGCAAGCGATATTAGAGAAAGCCCTCAACAGTCTGTCCCTCGACATGAACGCCTCTGCTAGCGTGGAAGCAACCAGCAGCTCCCAGCTCACAGATTGCAATCTGGCACTTTCAGGCTCGATGGACGATGCAACCAAAAACTCGACCTCGCTCAAGAGGAGTAACACTTCAGCCTTTCAGCTTCACCGGGAGGGAAGACAGGAGCACGAGGACAGCAAGCTCGGCACCGATGCAGGCACAGTCCTCTTGGATCTGAATGCGAAAGGAAGCTACCAACTGTTTGGTGTTGCCAGTGGAAGCGAGTTGAGTCTGCGAATCCAACCACAGGGAATATAG
- the LOC135583190 gene encoding myb family transcription factor PHL11-like isoform X4 has translation MRFEDGMMRHHRTRSAGAEASAYEAAGATLSRDPKPRLRWTPELHDRFVDAVAKLGGPDKATPKSVLRLMGMKGLTLYHLKSHLQKYRLGRQTGRETKAETSSKGSNPADTSYSADSSVFGGPESVGGTPLAEAIRYQLEVQRKMNEQLEVQKKLQTRIEAQGRYLQAILEKALNSLSLDMNASASVEATSSSQLTDCNLALSGSMDDATKNSTSLKRSNTSAFQLHREGRQEHEDSKLGTDAGTVLLDLNAKGSYQLFGVASGSELSLRIQPQGI, from the exons ATGAGGTTCGAGGATGGGATGATGAGGCACCACCGCACGCGATCGGCAGGAGCAGAAGCATCAGCCTACGAAGCTGCAGGGGCGACGCTGTCGAGAGATCCCAAGCCTCGACTGAGATGGACGCCCGAACTCCATGACCGGTTTGTGGACGCCGTCGCCAAGCTCGGTGGACCAGACA AGGCGACACCGAAATCGGTGCTTAGATTAATGGGCATGAAGGGATTGACGCTGTACCATCTGAAGAGTCACTTGCAG AAATATAGACTTGGAAGGCAAACTGGACGAGAGACGAAGGCGGAAACCTCCAGCAaag GAAGCAACCCAGCCGACACAAGCTATTCCGCTGATAGCAGTGTCTTCGGAGGACCAGAATCCGTAGG AGGAACTCCACTTGCTGAGGCAATACGGTATCAGTTGGAAGTGCAGAGGAAGATGAACGAGCAACTTGAG GTACAAAAGAAGCTGCAAACGAGAATCGAGGCTCAAGGAAGATACTTGCAAGCGATATTAGAGAAAGCCCTCAACAGTCTGTCCCTCGACATGAACGCCTCTGCTAGCGTGGAAGCAACCAGCAGCTCCCAGCTCACAGATTGCAATCTGGCACTTTCAGGCTCGATGGACGATGCAACCAAAAACTCGACCTCGCTCAAGAGGAGTAACACTTCAGCCTTTCAGCTTCACCGGGAGGGAAGACAGGAGCACGAGGACAGCAAGCTCGGCACCGATGCAGGCACAGTCCTCTTGGATCTGAATGCGAAAGGAAGCTACCAACTGTTTGGTGTTGCCAGTGGAAGCGAGTTGAGTCTGCGAATCCAACCACAGGGAATATAG
- the LOC135583190 gene encoding myb family transcription factor PHL11-like isoform X1 — MRFEDGMMRHHRTRSAGAEASAYEAAGATLSRDPKPRLRWTPELHDRFVDAVAKLGGPDTFGTGAASSFLIADVKISAEATPKSVLRLMGMKGLTLYHLKSHLQKYRLGRQTGRETKAETSSKGSNPADTSYSADSSVFGGPESVGGTPLAEAIRYQLEVQRKMNEQLEVKTTGTIQQCYLIGFSRKEHAWQVQKKLQTRIEAQGRYLQAILEKALNSLSLDMNASASVEATSSSQLTDCNLALSGSMDDATKNSTSLKRSNTSAFQLHREGRQEHEDSKLGTDAGTVLLDLNAKGSYQLFGVASGSELSLRIQPQGI; from the exons ATGAGGTTCGAGGATGGGATGATGAGGCACCACCGCACGCGATCGGCAGGAGCAGAAGCATCAGCCTACGAAGCTGCAGGGGCGACGCTGTCGAGAGATCCCAAGCCTCGACTGAGATGGACGCCCGAACTCCATGACCGGTTTGTGGACGCCGTCGCCAAGCTCGGTGGACCAGACA CATTTGGCACCGGTGCCGCTTCGTCGTTCCTGATCGCCGACGTGAAAATTTCTGCAGAGGCGACACCGAAATCGGTGCTTAGATTAATGGGCATGAAGGGATTGACGCTGTACCATCTGAAGAGTCACTTGCAG AAATATAGACTTGGAAGGCAAACTGGACGAGAGACGAAGGCGGAAACCTCCAGCAaag GAAGCAACCCAGCCGACACAAGCTATTCCGCTGATAGCAGTGTCTTCGGAGGACCAGAATCCGTAGG AGGAACTCCACTTGCTGAGGCAATACGGTATCAGTTGGAAGTGCAGAGGAAGATGAACGAGCAACTTGAGGTAAAGACCACTGGCACCATTCAGCAGTGTTACCTCATCGGATTCTCAAGGAAAGAACACGCATGGCAGGTACAAAAGAAGCTGCAAACGAGAATCGAGGCTCAAGGAAGATACTTGCAAGCGATATTAGAGAAAGCCCTCAACAGTCTGTCCCTCGACATGAACGCCTCTGCTAGCGTGGAAGCAACCAGCAGCTCCCAGCTCACAGATTGCAATCTGGCACTTTCAGGCTCGATGGACGATGCAACCAAAAACTCGACCTCGCTCAAGAGGAGTAACACTTCAGCCTTTCAGCTTCACCGGGAGGGAAGACAGGAGCACGAGGACAGCAAGCTCGGCACCGATGCAGGCACAGTCCTCTTGGATCTGAATGCGAAAGGAAGCTACCAACTGTTTGGTGTTGCCAGTGGAAGCGAGTTGAGTCTGCGAATCCAACCACAGGGAATATAG
- the LOC135583190 gene encoding myb family transcription factor PHL11-like isoform X3, with protein sequence MRFEDGMMRHHRTRSAGAEASAYEAAGATLSRDPKPRLRWTPELHDRFVDAVAKLGGPDTFGTGAASSFLIADVKISAEATPKSVLRLMGMKGLTLYHLKSHLQKYRLGRQTGRETKAETSSKGSNPADTSYSADSSVFGGPESVGGTPLAEAIRYQLEVQRKMNEQLEVQKKLQTRIEAQGRYLQAILEKALNSLSLDMNASASVEATSSSQLTDCNLALSGSMDDATKNSTSLKRSNTSAFQLHREGRQEHEDSKLGTDAGTVLLDLNAKGSYQLFGVASGSELSLRIQPQGI encoded by the exons ATGAGGTTCGAGGATGGGATGATGAGGCACCACCGCACGCGATCGGCAGGAGCAGAAGCATCAGCCTACGAAGCTGCAGGGGCGACGCTGTCGAGAGATCCCAAGCCTCGACTGAGATGGACGCCCGAACTCCATGACCGGTTTGTGGACGCCGTCGCCAAGCTCGGTGGACCAGACA CATTTGGCACCGGTGCCGCTTCGTCGTTCCTGATCGCCGACGTGAAAATTTCTGCAGAGGCGACACCGAAATCGGTGCTTAGATTAATGGGCATGAAGGGATTGACGCTGTACCATCTGAAGAGTCACTTGCAG AAATATAGACTTGGAAGGCAAACTGGACGAGAGACGAAGGCGGAAACCTCCAGCAaag GAAGCAACCCAGCCGACACAAGCTATTCCGCTGATAGCAGTGTCTTCGGAGGACCAGAATCCGTAGG AGGAACTCCACTTGCTGAGGCAATACGGTATCAGTTGGAAGTGCAGAGGAAGATGAACGAGCAACTTGAG GTACAAAAGAAGCTGCAAACGAGAATCGAGGCTCAAGGAAGATACTTGCAAGCGATATTAGAGAAAGCCCTCAACAGTCTGTCCCTCGACATGAACGCCTCTGCTAGCGTGGAAGCAACCAGCAGCTCCCAGCTCACAGATTGCAATCTGGCACTTTCAGGCTCGATGGACGATGCAACCAAAAACTCGACCTCGCTCAAGAGGAGTAACACTTCAGCCTTTCAGCTTCACCGGGAGGGAAGACAGGAGCACGAGGACAGCAAGCTCGGCACCGATGCAGGCACAGTCCTCTTGGATCTGAATGCGAAAGGAAGCTACCAACTGTTTGGTGTTGCCAGTGGAAGCGAGTTGAGTCTGCGAATCCAACCACAGGGAATATAG
- the LOC103986652 gene encoding uncharacterized protein LOC103986652: MAVRFLIPRASKTLSHHLLRSPPSRVDSIPSEAGVSGCLRALHSVVSRSSRPFYRRGILPPFSRFMVSASSPRLDLAEAVSSALDIDIRVPATVITGFLGSGKTTLLNHILTSQHGKRIAVIENEFGEVDIDSSLVASHSSVSEDIVMVNNGCLCCTVRGDLVKMLLKLVKNKRDKFDHIVIETTGLAKPSPVIETFCSDELVARYVKLDGVVTLVDCKHAMRHLDEVKPRWVVNEAVEQVAYADRIILNKTDLVNEAELDALTNRIKLINGMAQIKQAKHSIVDMDFVLGIGGYDLDRIETDVQVEASHDKGHHCGNGHDHHGEHGGHHHDHVHDSSVTSISIVSEGTLDLDEVNDWLERLVDEKGEDLYRMKGVVSVNDSTGRFVFQGVHSMLDGCPAKPWGPDEKRINKLVFIGRNLDEAALRKAFKGCLI; encoded by the exons ATGGCGGTGAGGTTTCTGATCCCGCGAGCATCCAAAACCCTGAGCCATCACTTGTTGCGTTCCCCTCCCTCTCGGGTCGATTCCATCCCCTCCGAAGCCGGCGTCTCCGGATGCCTCCGAGCTCTTCACTCCGTCGTTTCCCGCAGCTCCCGCCCCTTCTATCGTCGTGGCATCTTGCCGCCCTTTTCGAGGTTCATGGTCTCCGCCTCCTCTCCGCGGCTGGACCTCGCCGAGGCCGTATCCTCTGCGCTCGACATCGATATCAGGGTTCCTGCCACCGTGATCACTGGATTCCTCGGCTCCGGGAAG ACAACTCTACTGAACCACATTTTGACCTCACAACATGGGAAGAGGATTGCTGTCATTGAGAATGAG TTTGGGGAGGTAGATATTGATAGTTCATTGGTTGCTAGCCATTCTTCTGTTTCTGAGGACATTGTGATGGTTAACAATGGTTGCCTCTGTTGCACTGTGAGAGGAGACTTGGTTAAAATGCTTTTGAAGTTGGTGAAGAACAAGCGGGACAAGTTCGATCAcatagttatagagacaacag gtCTTGCAAAACCTTCTCCTGTTATAGAAACTTTCTGCTCAGATGAATTGGTCGCACGATATGTGAAGCTTGATGGTGTTGTCACTTTGGTAGATTGTAAGCATGCTATGCGACATTTGGATGAAGTGAAACCAAGGTGGGTCGTAAATGAGGCAGTAGAACAAGTTGCATATGCAGACCGCATTATATTGAATAAG ACAGATTTGGTAAATGAGGCTGAACTGGATGCACTAACTAACAGAATCAAg CTTATAAATGGGATGGCACAAATTAAACAAGCCAAACACAGCATTGTGGATATGGATTTTGTTCTGGGAATTGGTGGCTATGATTTAGACAG AATTGAGACTGATGTTCAAGTGGAAGCCAGCCATGACAAGGGTCATCATTGTGGAAATGGACATG ATCACCATGGGGAACATGGGGGACATCATCATGACCATGTGCATGATTCATCTGTGACCAGCATCAGTATAGTTTCTGAGGGGACCCTGGATCTTGATGAG GTTAACGATTGGCTTGAGAGActtgttgatgaaaaaggggaAGACTTGTACAGGATGAAAGGTGTTGTATCTGTAAATGACTCTACCGGTCGATTTGTCTTTCAG GGGGTGCATTCTATGTTGGATGGATGTCCTGCCAAACCATGGGGACCAGATGAAAAGAGGATCAACAAACTTGTGTTCATAGGTAGAAACTTGGATGAAGCTGCTTTGCGGAAGGCTTTCAAAGGGTGTTTAATATGA
- the LOC135639565 gene encoding uncharacterized protein At1g51745-like isoform X2 has product MGFSEDGDGGGNGVDCSVGTIVWVRRRNGSWWPGRILGPDELSASHLMSPRSGTPVKLLGREDASVDWYNLEKSKRVKAFRCGEFDACIEKAEASLGVPIKKREKYARREDAILHALELERKQLEMNQHEQAIMSNGVTGKPFTLKKEFNNMSSSDIFSRNDESSRHSKYSIHKSPTVPNKAALLHEEENISNSTNIYDGKNYKQIGWQKDFSESIPRMRGLQDFGLRTAPKKKLPHSISWLTTRKSSDNYMDDFPCSDNVVGGMDHVRSSKSTLAIKRKRSHGATIEESLVKKRDRRRPLHQVLQSSAKLQASHSSQIDRYPNLVVMQGEKDQLGVMCRAKRSRCIYLPADSVNYQDDEGYSSEETQTPTDQFGLDNCLNQPGSLAEGCTSEMIETDESDSSPRDYLETRMEDGDTLGEKFGDMYNDDVPFTGYTSQVHPREHPADASAEVGVSKWHMKGKRNIRNLVKMSADVMDHKISIIGSEKCNSSARETAYGAKCSSSRMVEMEHPGQRDVEHGSCHIKTEENYSSDEADLIGEDFLQDEINGYNNQTYPLASKASRGLRRSHFGFNHLENDSHSMSTSGWEADGSHHRARTKFWEESDECYDTVYAAQASREMGSILFDVNLKVKASYQGEHVPLVSLMSRLNGKAIIGHPVQIEILEDGSAGQYTSSNYSCPDESVAHQPVWRTARRTAMQRVPRPNPVASSLEDDDAGISRYSEQQSRTSDPSKDQSRLAKNKLMSAHRPPLGKIHKKSLKRVTLSSQKTRTLSSFATEQRLGRQNCNTRLARGSDGFSGLMKLERQVPVVPCVPVKVAYSRILEAVRRPSSNLNRVRMANLAIRDAS; this is encoded by the exons ATGGGGTTTTCTGAGGACGGGGATGGAGGGGGGAATGGAGTCGATTGCAGCGTCGGCACGATCGTTTGGGTACGGCGGAGGAACGGCTCGTGGTGGCCGGGGAGGATTCTTGGCCCCGACGAGCTGTCGGCGTCGCATCTCATGTCGCCAAGGTCCGGGACGCCGGTCAAACTCCTGGGTAGGGAGGACGCCAGCGT GGACTGGTATAACTTGGAGAAATCCAAACGTGTAAAGGCATTTCGCTGTGGGGAGTTTGATGCCTGCATTGAAAAGGCTGAAGCTTCTCTAGGAGTTCCTataaagaaaagggagaaatatGCACGTCGAGAAGATGCTATTCTCCATGCTCTTGAACTTGAGAGAAAGCAGCTCGAGATGAATCAGCATGAACAAGCCATCATGTCAAATGGAGTTACCGGCAAACCTTTTACACTGAAAAAAGAGTTCAATAACATGTCATCATCAGATATATTCTCCAGAAATGATGAATCTTCGAGACATAGTAAATATTCCATTCACAAGTCTCCCACAGTTCCCAATAAAGCAGCTTTGTTGCATGAGGAAGAGAATATTAGCAATTCTACAAATATATATGACGGAAAAAATTATAAGCAAATAGGGTGGCAAAAAGATTTTTCTGAATCTATTCCTCGGATGAGAGGACTACAGGATTTTGGCCTGAGGACTGCTCCAAAGAAAAAGCTCCCACACTCTATTTCTTGGTTGACTACCAGGAAATCTTCTGACAACTACATGGATGATTTTCCTTGTTCTGACAATGTAGTAGGAGGTATGGATCATGTCAGGAGTAGCAAAAGTACCTTGGCAATCAAAAGGAAAAGGTCACATGGTGCTACAATTGAAGAATCTCTAGTGAAAAAACGCGATAGACGTAGGCCACTTCATCAAGTTTTACAAAGTAGTGCAAAATTGCAGGCTTCTCATTCATCTCAGATTGATCGCTATCCTAATCTTGTCGTAATGCAAGGGGAAAAAGACCAATTGGGTGTTATGTGTCGGGCAAAACGAAGCAGATGCATCTATCTGCCTGCTGATTCAGTTAATTATCAGGATGATGAAGGATATTCTTCTGAAGAAACACAAACACCAACTGACCAGTTTGGACTGGATAATTGCCTTAACCAACCTGGTTCGCTGGCAGAAGGTTGCACATCTGAGATGATTGAGACGGATGAATCTGATTCTTCCCCAAGGGATTACTTGGAGACTAGGATGGAGGATGGAGATACCTTAGGAG AAAAATTTGGCGATATGTACAATGACGATGTGCCTTTTACTGGCTACACTTCCCAAGTCCATCCTCGTGAACATCCTGCAGATGCTTCTGCTGAGGTGGGAGTTTCCAAATGGCATATGAAAGGAAAACGCAACATCCGTAATCTAGTGAAGATGTCAGCTGACGTAATGGATCACAAGATCAGTATCATTGGTTCAGAGAAATGCAACAGTTCTGCAAGGGAAACAGCATATGGGGCCAAGTGTAGCAGTTCAAGAATGGTAGAGATGGAACATCCCGGCCAGAGGGATGTGGAGCATGGTTCTTGCCATATTAAAACGGAGGAAAACTATTCTTCTGATGAGGCTGATTTGATTGGTGAGGATTTTCTTCAGGATGAAATCAATGGATATAACAATCAAACATATCCGTTAGCCTCTAAAGCATCTAGGGGTCTCAGGAGAAGCCACTTTGGCTTCAACCATTTGGAAAATGATTCTCATTCAATGTCGACATCAGGCTGGGAAGCTGATGGGTCACATCACAGAGCTCGAACGAAATTTTGGGAAGAATCTGATGAGTGCTATGATACTGTTTATGCTGCTCAGGCAAGCAGAGAGATGGGGTCCATTTTGTTTGATGTTAATCTGAAAGTTAAAGCGAGCTATCAAGGTGAGCATGTCCCTCTGGTTTCTCTAATGAGCAGATTGAATGGAAAAGCAATTATAGGGCACCCTGTCCAGATTGAAATTTTAGAAGATGGTTCTGCTGGTCAATATACTTCTAGCAATTATTCTTGTCCGGATGAAAGTGTAGCACACCAACCTGTCTGGAGGACTGCCAGAAGAACAGCCATGCAACGAGTCCCTCGTCCTAATCCGGTGGCATCTTCTTTGGAGGATGATGATGCTGGGATTTCTAGATATTCAGAGCAACAAAGCAGAACTTCAGATCCTTCTAAGGACCAGTCCAGATTAGCTAAAAATAAGCTAATGTCCGCTCACCGACCACCCTTGGGGAAGATTCACAAGAAGTCATTGAAAAGGGTAACCTTGTCAAGCCAGAAAACCAGAACACTATCTTCTTTTGCAACTGAACAAAGACTTGGTCGTCAGAATTGCAACACAAGGCTTGCTAGGGGAAGTGATGGATTCAGTGGCTTGATGAAACTGGAGAGGCAAGTGCCTGTAGTTCCATGTGTCCCCGTGAAGGTAGCATATAGTAGGATTCTGGAAGCAGTTAGAAGgccatcatcaaatttgaatcgtgTTCGAATGGCCAATTTAGCAATAAGAGATGCGTCATAG
- the LOC135639565 gene encoding uncharacterized protein At1g51745-like isoform X1, with protein MGFSEDGDGGGNGVDCSVGTIVWVRRRNGSWWPGRILGPDELSASHLMSPRSGTPVKLLGREDASVDWYNLEKSKRVKAFRCGEFDACIEKAEASLGVPIKKREKYARREDAILHALELERKQLEMNQHEQAIMSNGVTGKPFTLKKEFNNMSSSDIFSRNDESSRHSKYSIHKSPTVPNKAALLHEEENISNSTNIYDGKNYKQIGWQKDFSESIPRMRGLQDFGLRTAPKKKLPHSISWLTTRKSSDNYMDDFPCSDNVVGGMDHVRSSKSTLAIKRKRSHGATIEESLVKKRDRRRPLHQVLQSSAKLQASHSSQIDRYPNLVVMQGEKDQLGVMCRAKRSRCIYLPADSVNYQDDEGYSSEETQTPTDQFGLDNCLNQPGSLAEGCTSEMIETDESDSSPRDYLETRMEDGDTLGDASCSLPPGRKDCDPSAYLISEKFGDMYNDDVPFTGYTSQVHPREHPADASAEVGVSKWHMKGKRNIRNLVKMSADVMDHKISIIGSEKCNSSARETAYGAKCSSSRMVEMEHPGQRDVEHGSCHIKTEENYSSDEADLIGEDFLQDEINGYNNQTYPLASKASRGLRRSHFGFNHLENDSHSMSTSGWEADGSHHRARTKFWEESDECYDTVYAAQASREMGSILFDVNLKVKASYQGEHVPLVSLMSRLNGKAIIGHPVQIEILEDGSAGQYTSSNYSCPDESVAHQPVWRTARRTAMQRVPRPNPVASSLEDDDAGISRYSEQQSRTSDPSKDQSRLAKNKLMSAHRPPLGKIHKKSLKRVTLSSQKTRTLSSFATEQRLGRQNCNTRLARGSDGFSGLMKLERQVPVVPCVPVKVAYSRILEAVRRPSSNLNRVRMANLAIRDAS; from the exons ATGGGGTTTTCTGAGGACGGGGATGGAGGGGGGAATGGAGTCGATTGCAGCGTCGGCACGATCGTTTGGGTACGGCGGAGGAACGGCTCGTGGTGGCCGGGGAGGATTCTTGGCCCCGACGAGCTGTCGGCGTCGCATCTCATGTCGCCAAGGTCCGGGACGCCGGTCAAACTCCTGGGTAGGGAGGACGCCAGCGT GGACTGGTATAACTTGGAGAAATCCAAACGTGTAAAGGCATTTCGCTGTGGGGAGTTTGATGCCTGCATTGAAAAGGCTGAAGCTTCTCTAGGAGTTCCTataaagaaaagggagaaatatGCACGTCGAGAAGATGCTATTCTCCATGCTCTTGAACTTGAGAGAAAGCAGCTCGAGATGAATCAGCATGAACAAGCCATCATGTCAAATGGAGTTACCGGCAAACCTTTTACACTGAAAAAAGAGTTCAATAACATGTCATCATCAGATATATTCTCCAGAAATGATGAATCTTCGAGACATAGTAAATATTCCATTCACAAGTCTCCCACAGTTCCCAATAAAGCAGCTTTGTTGCATGAGGAAGAGAATATTAGCAATTCTACAAATATATATGACGGAAAAAATTATAAGCAAATAGGGTGGCAAAAAGATTTTTCTGAATCTATTCCTCGGATGAGAGGACTACAGGATTTTGGCCTGAGGACTGCTCCAAAGAAAAAGCTCCCACACTCTATTTCTTGGTTGACTACCAGGAAATCTTCTGACAACTACATGGATGATTTTCCTTGTTCTGACAATGTAGTAGGAGGTATGGATCATGTCAGGAGTAGCAAAAGTACCTTGGCAATCAAAAGGAAAAGGTCACATGGTGCTACAATTGAAGAATCTCTAGTGAAAAAACGCGATAGACGTAGGCCACTTCATCAAGTTTTACAAAGTAGTGCAAAATTGCAGGCTTCTCATTCATCTCAGATTGATCGCTATCCTAATCTTGTCGTAATGCAAGGGGAAAAAGACCAATTGGGTGTTATGTGTCGGGCAAAACGAAGCAGATGCATCTATCTGCCTGCTGATTCAGTTAATTATCAGGATGATGAAGGATATTCTTCTGAAGAAACACAAACACCAACTGACCAGTTTGGACTGGATAATTGCCTTAACCAACCTGGTTCGCTGGCAGAAGGTTGCACATCTGAGATGATTGAGACGGATGAATCTGATTCTTCCCCAAGGGATTACTTGGAGACTAGGATGGAGGATGGAGATACCTTAGGAG ATGCTAGTTGTTCCCTTCCACCTGGACGAAAAGATTGTGACCCTTCTGCATATCTTATTTCAGAAAAATTTGGCGATATGTACAATGACGATGTGCCTTTTACTGGCTACACTTCCCAAGTCCATCCTCGTGAACATCCTGCAGATGCTTCTGCTGAGGTGGGAGTTTCCAAATGGCATATGAAAGGAAAACGCAACATCCGTAATCTAGTGAAGATGTCAGCTGACGTAATGGATCACAAGATCAGTATCATTGGTTCAGAGAAATGCAACAGTTCTGCAAGGGAAACAGCATATGGGGCCAAGTGTAGCAGTTCAAGAATGGTAGAGATGGAACATCCCGGCCAGAGGGATGTGGAGCATGGTTCTTGCCATATTAAAACGGAGGAAAACTATTCTTCTGATGAGGCTGATTTGATTGGTGAGGATTTTCTTCAGGATGAAATCAATGGATATAACAATCAAACATATCCGTTAGCCTCTAAAGCATCTAGGGGTCTCAGGAGAAGCCACTTTGGCTTCAACCATTTGGAAAATGATTCTCATTCAATGTCGACATCAGGCTGGGAAGCTGATGGGTCACATCACAGAGCTCGAACGAAATTTTGGGAAGAATCTGATGAGTGCTATGATACTGTTTATGCTGCTCAGGCAAGCAGAGAGATGGGGTCCATTTTGTTTGATGTTAATCTGAAAGTTAAAGCGAGCTATCAAGGTGAGCATGTCCCTCTGGTTTCTCTAATGAGCAGATTGAATGGAAAAGCAATTATAGGGCACCCTGTCCAGATTGAAATTTTAGAAGATGGTTCTGCTGGTCAATATACTTCTAGCAATTATTCTTGTCCGGATGAAAGTGTAGCACACCAACCTGTCTGGAGGACTGCCAGAAGAACAGCCATGCAACGAGTCCCTCGTCCTAATCCGGTGGCATCTTCTTTGGAGGATGATGATGCTGGGATTTCTAGATATTCAGAGCAACAAAGCAGAACTTCAGATCCTTCTAAGGACCAGTCCAGATTAGCTAAAAATAAGCTAATGTCCGCTCACCGACCACCCTTGGGGAAGATTCACAAGAAGTCATTGAAAAGGGTAACCTTGTCAAGCCAGAAAACCAGAACACTATCTTCTTTTGCAACTGAACAAAGACTTGGTCGTCAGAATTGCAACACAAGGCTTGCTAGGGGAAGTGATGGATTCAGTGGCTTGATGAAACTGGAGAGGCAAGTGCCTGTAGTTCCATGTGTCCCCGTGAAGGTAGCATATAGTAGGATTCTGGAAGCAGTTAGAAGgccatcatcaaatttgaatcgtgTTCGAATGGCCAATTTAGCAATAAGAGATGCGTCATAG